One window of the Anopheles cruzii chromosome 2, idAnoCruzAS_RS32_06, whole genome shotgun sequence genome contains the following:
- the LOC128277560 gene encoding bromodomain-containing protein 4A — translation MRRNNQLWVVTTVVLLVAAHAVEAIRVDWNTNTGPIVPPTSTPAPVPQPPFRDPAPVWEDQSDDIPNPNVYRYILPPPSRPKYNDITLEQRKQQHQQQSAQAPQPSSTIAPTTTVASKIIDKPQQQPANTNNNQPQPQQQHVVPSLAVQYVPNKGLKYYAVVPRHTEVTYPGAQPKPSLLATNDLYADQQHQQQPRSKYDKYDKLNGKYNPKLKKYKAYEKVKYMPYIVYYDPTKQQFFYTSASMMMANNNA, via the exons GTAACGacggtggtgctgttggtcGCCGCACACGCTGTCGAGGCGATTCGGGTAGATTGGAACACGAACACCGGACCGATAGTGCCCCCGACCAGCACACCCGCCCCGGTGCCACAGCCACCGTTCCGCGATCCGGCCCCGGTGTGGGAAGACCAATCGGATGAcatcccgaacccgaacgtcTACAG ATACATTCTGCCGCCACCATCGCGACCCAAGTACAATGACATCACGCTGGAGCAgcgcaagcagcagcaccagcaacaatcTGCTCAGGCACCCCAACCGAGCTCGACCATCGCACCGACCACGACCGTAGCGAGCAAGATTATTGAcaagccacagcagcagccagcgaaCACGAACAACAACCAGCCACAGCCTCAGCAGCAACACGTTGTCCCGAGTCTGGCGGTTCAGTACGTGCCGAACAAGGGCCTCAAGTACTACGCCGTCGTGCCGCGGCACACGGAAGTGACGTACCCAGGTGCCCAGCCCAAGCCCAGCCTGCTGGCCACCAACGATCTGTACgccgatcagcagcaccagcagcagccgcgcaGCAAGTACGATAAGTACGATAAGCTCAATGGAAAGTACAACCCGAAGCTGAAGAAGTACAAGGCCTACGAGAAGGTTAAGTACATGCCGTACATTGTG TACTACGACCCGACGAAGCAGCAGTTCTTCTACACGAGCGCGAGCATGATGATGGCAAACAATAATGCGTGA